Genomic window (Candidatus Hydrogenedentota bacterium):
TTCTAAGAAAGTGCCGGCGAACCTCTTGTTTTGTTTCCATCCGCGATAGCATACTCTGCCAACGCAGCCGTCACCATAGGGGGTACGTATGGTCGAGACAGACAAGCTCCTGCATTTCTGGATTAGCTTCGCTATAGCATTTTTCAAACCCGGCCTCGCAATGATCGCCGGTGTCGGCAAGGAGATTATTGACGTCGTCACCGGTGGCGTAGCCGACGTATACGACCTCGCCGCGGACGGCCTCGGCATCTTCTTCGCCGTCCTTATATCCCCATTTGCGTAACGCCCGATTTGTGGTAGACTGGCGGCACTGCAAAGCTGGGCGCCTGCGGGAACCCTGACATGGCCCTGGCGGGTTTACGAATACAGAAGGTGGTACTAATTCTGTCTCATCAACGGAGGGCATTCGTATGTTGTTGAAAAAGCTTGCATCGTATGGCGCGATCATCTCGGCGGGCGTCGCACTCACGGTTGCGCTGGGGTGGAGTGCCCTGCCAACCAACGCGGGTTCGACCGCGTACGGCGGCAAGTCATGCCCGAAATGGCAAGCTGAGGAAGCCGCGGAACGCGGCGAAGCGTTGGAAAACGGCCGGATTCAGCTCGCCGATGCCAAGGGCGGCACGTGCAGCGCCAGCAAGGCCGCCGCCGGCACGTGCCCGTCGTCCGCCAAGAACGCCAGCCTGGCGAAGGGTGAAAAGGGCGGCGCCTGCGCGGATGCGAAAAACGCGAGCCTCGCGAAAGACGAAAAAGGCGGTACCTGCGCGGATAAGGCCGCCGGGACCTGCCCATCCTCCGCAAAGAACGCAAGTCTCGCCAAAGAAGAGAAGGGCGCATGTTGTGCGGACGGAGCCGCAAAGCAGGTCGCGGCGAAGGACGGCGCGTGCGCGGATGGTTCCGCGTGCGAAGGCAAGGACATCGCGAAGCTGGTCACGAGCGATAGCCGCTTCACGACGCTCGCGCTCGCGGTGAAGGCCGCCGGCATGTCGGGCGAGTTCACATGCCCGG
Coding sequences:
- a CDS encoding fasciclin domain-containing protein, whose protein sequence is MLLKKLASYGAIISAGVALTVALGWSALPTNAGSTAYGGKSCPKWQAEEAAERGEALENGRIQLADAKGGTCSASKAAAGTCPSSAKNASLAKGEKGGACADAKNASLAKDEKGGTCADKAAGTCPSSAKNASLAKEEKGACCADGAAKQVAAKDGACADGSACEGKDIAKLVTSDSRFTTLALAVKAAGMSGEFTCPDPKTVLAPTNEAFQKIPAEQWAAILQDDAKLKALVANHIIKGAALKSGCLAEAKTAKSAGGADLAVSQCPVSGKVSVNNAGIVGDAMVASNGNVLAIDNVLLPADMQVAKAEAEDAVQVAAAE